CCAGAATGTTTCCCACATCCAGAGTTAAGACCAAATTTTCTAGTAGGCCATTAGAAATTGATCCACAAGATCTTGTGGATAGAGCTATCTACACGAATGAAACATTCTTAGTTTGTTCAAATGGGGAAGTTAGACTATTCTATCATTTCATAcatgtatatgcacatacacacacacacccctaatTATAAAAATGCCAATTTAAAAGAGTGATTGTAAAAGTCTGGTACTTAGTTTCatcataaaaatgattttttttttgcatagtatatttatttaaatttggtGTCTCTATGCAAAATGAGTTTTTCATGGTTACTGATATCTTGCTATACACACTGTGTATGTCAGTGCATGTAAAGAAAATTTCATGTTAATGTGTGCTGGTGGCTAAGTAGGCTCGAAATGCTTCCCTCAAAGACAGCATTAAATCTGACCATCTCAGGAAGAGATGTGTAACTGAGGCTCAGGCTACTTATGGTCTTTGTGTACCATATTTTCCAATGTGCAGCATCAAAAACTGCACATTAAAATACACCTGAATAATATACATCATAGTTACTATGACAGGGCACATGCAGAGAGGAACATAGCCACAACCGTTTCAATAAACACGTGTGTGTTACTCAACACACTTATCAGGTTTGTCCATGTCTTTTTTAACCTCTGTCCCTCAGATCATTATAAAAACACTAGCCCAAATACTCTATGAGATAACAAAGAAAGGACACGATCACATAAACTAACATAAGGTTAAATTCTGCCTCCccacattttccttctgttctaaATCAGATACTAACAgtattcttttttgctttctctcgCCAAAGATATTCTGAGGCATTgctcaatatttttaaatgctacagGCCAGACTTTCGGCTCTATCATTTGTCTCAAACAACTGTGAAATGGCTTAATCCCTGACATCCTGTGGTGCCAAGGAACCATTACAACACTCAGCAATTGCTGGGACATATGGAATTTCTTTTCATGTAGTTCTCCCTGTATATATGTGCTTCAGGGACCCAAAGAGGGTGAGATGCTCCTAAAACTGCCATTCTTTCTTCCCAATAACCTTCTATGCAGATGATAGTGTCAAGAAGTGACATCCAAagactccaagggaaaaaaaaaaaaaaaaaaaaagatgttcctAGATATCCAGATTTCTTCCCCAGTGCTATAGAGTAGAAGAAACTCCCGagaaaagcattattaaaaagatatttcatGAAGCAATCTCCTACTTTAATTTAGTTTGGACTCTTGATGGAACAATCACTCTTGAGCTTCCTCAGATTTTTAAACAATGGGGAGATATTTACTTATATGAATTTTTATGAGCCTTTGAAGGGTACTATACaattcttaatttctcttttttgttaaTTGGTACTGCTGAAAAAGACGTTCTTGCCCTTGAAAACTGTCATTTCTGCCTGTAGCCCAAGGTATCTCTAATTAGACATAGCAAGACCACCATTGTATCTACAAATAAGGTATTTTTCACTTCAAAACTTTGAAAACTCTCTCTTATATGTTTCAATTTAACTGAAAtgtcaaattttaatttcttgatcaaaaaaaaaagacaactgaaatTAGAACTAAGTACCTGGGACAGGACATGTGACAGTATTTTTAGACTTACTCTATAGCTTTGTTCATTAAATTCCCCCTACCTTTAGCCTTACCTGTCTTGACAGCTTTCCTCTGTCACATTTCCTAGTGGCTGTAATTTctatggcattaaaaaaaacaaatccaacataaggtttcccccctttttaaatattcttctaGTGTACGCTAGTATCTGAAACAGCACAGTGAAGAATACATACCTAGAAGTTACTGATGCCTCTTTCCTAATAATTAGCCCTGCTATCCAGAGAAAAATGCACAGCATGACATTTAGTCACTGGGAAATAAAAGACTGTTGCCCTACATCTGCTACAGAAAACAGCAGGTATGTCATAGAGAAAGTGTGCTACAACCTCAGAACTAAGTGATCCTACTAGCATAATTGCAGGTAACAGTCCCTAACAGGCAATGCTTCCTAGCATGAATGTGTCCATGTAGCCGATCTTATTTCTCTCCAGGGATGAAATATATTCACTGAAGTTCAGGAAGCACTAAgtgattattttggttttctgaaTCACCGGGAAGTGCAAAGTACTTGCCACAATAAAGCCTTCAGAAAAACTGACTCTGCAACCACAGATATGTAAACGCTCAGCAATTCATAAAGTGAGACATTACCTGAATTTCCCTTGCATGGTATACAATAATGAGCCCAAGCAGGATAATCGTGGAGAGGCTAATAAGGCATTTTAGAGCGAGGGAATACAGAGACTCCTGCAACAGAAAGACACCACTGTCTGTCAGAGACCCACATGCACGGGACCGttcccgccccgccgggctccccagccccactgtgAGCAGCGGAGCCCggactgggaggggagggagggtcGCCTCGCCTTGCGGTGTCGGGGCCGGGGGGTGCCtcacggcggggccgggggagggggacACCTCGCCTCACGGTTACAGAACCGCGGGGGGAGCATCTCGTTTCAGGGCGAAGGACCAGTGGGCCCCACATGGCGCTGCCGGGGGGTCAGGGCACCTCTCCTCAGGGCGAGGGACGTCTCACGGCAGGGCCGGGCGAGGGCCGAACAGTCCCGCGGCGCTGGGCTCCAAGAGAAACAAAGTGACGCCGCGGCCGGGCGGCAGCCGCCTTTCCGCGAGgacggcggcgcggggcggctaGACCGCACGGATTTGAACGGCTGACAGGAGAGTGCAGCTGGCTGCGGAGCCGCCTTCCCGCGAGCCGGCCTCGcccgcgggccggggcgggcacGGAGCCCGCGGCAGGGGCACGGCACGGGACGGGACGCGGGGGGGGGAGGCGTGGGTTGGGCTGCGTCGACGGCGCCGAGAGCGAGAGGAAGGCGGTCCGACGGCGTGGCAGGTACCTTCGTGTAGGCGCCCCAGGACAGCTCTGTCTCGATCACCATGACTACGATGCCGAACATGCCGAAGATGAGCGCGTAGTCGCTGAGGCGCTTGCGCTTCTCGAAGAGCGCCCGGCGGTGCCCCAGCTTGTAGCCGATGTTCTGGTTCTTCTTCTTGCTGGACTTGCCCCCGCCGTTGTTCGCGCCGCCGGAGCTGTAGAGCGCCAGGTTGTTGGAGTTGTTGTGCTCGGGCTTGGAGACCACGATCTCCGGGGCAGCGGCTATGGCGAGCGGCGGATGGAGCGGCTGAGACTCGGAGTCAAGCTCGTGCAGGTTCCTGCGGGATGAGCTCAGGTTGCTGAGCGGCCGCATGATGCCGCCGTTGTACCTGCAGCTGCTCATGGCTATTTCGGCGAAGGGGTTGCTCTCCCGACGCTGCTGGTAGTGGTGATGGTGGGTGCTGCCGCTGCTGACACTGTTGCTGGGActggctgcttgctgctgctgcaggctatGGCACTGGTGGTACTGGTGGGGCTGCCTGGACGAGCTGGCATGGCTGGAGGGGGTGAGCTCGCTGACGTTCAACTGACTGCCCTGCCGGGAGGCGGCGGAGAGCGGCGAGGAGTCGGAGAGCGGCGAGGAGTGAGTCCTGAAGGCGCCCGAGAGGGGCGAAGAAGTGCGGAGCAGCGAGGGCAGGTTATCCCCCGCTGCTACCGCAGCGGCCCCATAGTAGGTGCAGTTGTTGCACTGGGGGCATGgcctctgctgctgtggctgctggaaaAAACTCTGCTTGTCCTGGCCGTGCTTCTGCCGCTGCTCGGAGCAGAAGCCCAGCTGGAACTGCAATGGTGTGTCCATGTCAGAGGCGTTAAAGCCGCAGGAGGACTCGATGGTGGTGGTGCACCCTGCGCAATGCGTTATGGTCGGCAGGGGACAGTCCTGCTGCCGCCACGAAGGGCCCATCCCGGCTTCCGTAGAATCCAGCCGCTGCGTCCGATTGGTCGGGTGGACCAAAAAAAGGAGCATCTCGTCGGGGAGATCGGCTGCGGCGTGAGATCCTCCAtccgccctgcccccccccccccccgccgcgcggGGATCCCGTCTCTCACCATTCCCGCAGGTAAGGGTtacccccgccccgccgccggggtgCCCCACGCCACAGAAACCCGGGGGGTCCCGAAGTGGGCGGGGAGAGCGCTCGCTGAGCTCGCTTCCGGGATCGCCCTCTGTGAGGAAagggccgccgcggcggggcttCCCAGCCTCGCCGCCGCCGTACACATCTGCGCCGTCTCCAGAACATGGGCACTGTGCTGCGCTCTGGAGCTGTTCAGCCACGCCCCGCCGCTTCCCGGAGACGTGCAAAACAGCAGCGCCCTCGCTCCGAGGCCCTCGCCGCGGCCCCGGAGAGGAGGCAGCTCTCGGGGCCTGGCGTGGCCGACGCCCAGCACAGGGAAGAGCTGGGCCAGGCTGCGGCCTCAGGCCATCAGAGAGGTCACAGGAGATCTTTCCTCTCCTGTAACTTGGGAGAGCCCAGGGCCCACTGCCCTCCAAGGGCCCGCAGGGCCTGGGGTTGCAGCGAGAGCTAACCGCTTGGGGGCCATCCTTTGGCATTTGGTTACATATAGtaatttcttgatattttttcagaCCTATAACAAAGGGGAGGATTTCTTTTGGCCACTCTTTTTCTGaactaaaaaaggaagaaactagtcaCTGGAAGTTTCATTGTTGcactggaggcatgggctctgctgctgctgctgctgctgtgcctgctggAGAAGATTCTGCTAGTCCTGGCCGTGTGGCTGCTTGGAGCAGAAGCCTGGCTGGAACTGCAATGGTGTTTCCATGTCAGAGATGTTAAAGCCATAGTGTGGCCAAATAGAGGGGTAAGGGGATAAAAAGGGCCAGTTGCATGTAAATAGTTTGCTGGTCAGTACGCTTGTCTGGCTATGCCCTGCGCCTGATCAGCGCAGTCTGGCCTATCTTCTTATTAAATTCCTTTCTAACTCTTTCCTGGCTGAGGGCTCTCtattctgtgtgtatgtgtgtgtatgggggtgTGAGTGCAGCAACTGGAGTCAGACCATGAGTCGGAGGGCCTGTGTATCTGTGGTGCCAGCGACTGGAACAAGTGCAGGTATGTGAGTGAGTGTGATCACAAGTGAAGATCAAGCCAGACTAGCTGGGGAGTAGGTGAAGCAGACTAGGAGCAAGGGGGTGAGTgactctctgtcctggtttcagctgggatagagttaattgtcttcctagtagctggtatagtgctatgtttttgagtttggtatgagaaaaatgttgataacactgatgtttccagttgttgctaagtaatgtttagtctaaagtcaaggatttttcagcttctcgtgcccagccagcaagaaggctgttGTCAGTCGGCAACGAGACCAGCAGCAACAACGGTAAGTTCGGCAGCtgagcgctagattgaggcggataAGGAGGTTCCCAGAGCCCGGGAACCccgaggaagagcagagagacccatccagagccggcagctctcgcgaaCGAGGCTGAGGCTGACGCAGCATGGGCGTTGCCGGGGCAACCGTGGGAAAAGCAAttaaaagggacttcagggcactggggcgattagtggaaggatcagGAGCATAGGTAAGTGTTTTCTtcagtcccttcagtggcagggaaatatactgaaaggaatgggaaaacacacctgattaacacgtggctcagaggctggtgccattggtggattttttttttttttttttaatcatggggaggtttacacggcacagGGCCTGCTGgcgacagatggagtccagctatctcaaaggggaaaaaggatTCTCGCTCATGAgttggcggggctcatagagagggctttaaactaggtttgaagggggaaggggatattgtgctgggagtctgttatagaccacccaactaggctgaagaggcagatgaaacgttctgcaagcagctggcagtagtctcacaatcacgtgcccttgttctcgtgggggacttcaactttccggacgtctgctggaaatacaacacagcagagagcaagcagtctaggaggttcct
The Accipiter gentilis unplaced genomic scaffold, bAccGen1.1, whole genome shotgun sequence DNA segment above includes these coding regions:
- the LOC126037380 gene encoding small conductance calcium-activated potassium channel protein 2-like isoform X3, encoding MLLFLVHPTNRTQRLDSTEAGMGPSWRQQDCPLPTITHCAGCTTTIESSCGFNASDMDTPLQFQLGFCSEQRQKHGQDKQSFFQQPQQQRPCPQCNNCTYYGAAAVAAGDNLPSLLRTSSPLSGAFRTHSSPLSDSSPLSAASRQGSQLNVSELTPSSHASSSRQPHQYHQCHSLQQQQAASPSNSVSSGSTHHHHYQQRRESNPFAEIAMSSCRYNGGIMRPLSNLSSSRRNLHELDSESQPLHPPLAIAAAPEIVVSKPEHNNSNNLALYSSGGANNGGGKSSKKKNQNIGYKLGHRRALFEKRKRLSDYALIFGMFGIVVMVIETELSWGAYTKESLYSLALKCLISLSTIILLGLIIVYHAREIQKLQPLGNVTEESCQDRNICPGSVVFCGFWCFLPSVFSPPKSHYVTAEDIITFEYYFS
- the LOC126037380 gene encoding small conductance calcium-activated potassium channel protein 2-like isoform X1; the protein is MLLFLVHPTNRTQRLDSTEAGMGPSWRQQDCPLPTITHCAGCTTTIESSCGFNASDMDTPLQFQLGFCSEQRQKHGQDKQSFFQQPQQQRPCPQCNNCTYYGAAAVAAGDNLPSLLRTSSPLSGAFRTHSSPLSDSSPLSAASRQGSQLNVSELTPSSHASSSRQPHQYHQCHSLQQQQAASPSNSVSSGSTHHHHYQQRRESNPFAEIAMSSCRYNGGIMRPLSNLSSSRRNLHELDSESQPLHPPLAIAAAPEIVVSKPEHNNSNNLALYSSGGANNGGGKSSKKKNQNIGYKLGHRRALFEKRKRLSDYALIFGMFGIVVMVIETELSWGAYTKESLYSLALKCLISLSTIILLGLIIVYHAREIQLFMVDNGADDWRIAMTYERIFFICLEILVCAIHPIPGNYTFTWTARLAFSYAPSTTTADVDIILSIPMFLRLYLIARVMLLHSKLFTDASSRSIGALNKINFNTRFVMKTLMTICPGTVLLVFSISLWIIAAWTVRACER
- the LOC126037380 gene encoding small conductance calcium-activated potassium channel protein 2-like isoform X2 yields the protein MLLFLVHPTNRTQRLDSTEAGMGPSWRQQDCPLPTITHCAGCTTTIESSCGFNASDMDTPLQFQLGFCSEQRQKHGQDKQSFFQQPQQQRPCPQCNNCTYYGAAAVAAGDNLPSLLRTSSPLSGAFRTHSSPLSDSSPLSAASRQGSQLNVSELTPSSHASSSRQPHQYHQCHSLQQQQAASPSNSVSSGSTHHHHYQQRRESNPFAEIAMSSCRYNGGIMRPLSNLSSSRRNLHELDSESQPLHPPLAIAAAPEIVVSKPEHNNSNNLALYSSGGANNGGGKSSKKKNQNIGYKLGHRRALFEKRKRLSDYALIFGMFGIVVMVIETELSWGAYTKLFMVDNGADDWRIAMTYERIFFICLEILVCAIHPIPGNYTFTWTARLAFSYAPSTTTADVDIILSIPMFLRLYLIARVMLLHSKLFTDASSRSIGALNKINFNTRFVMKTLMTICPGTVLLVFSISLWIIAAWTVRACER